The sequence GGTGAGCGTCTCGGGGATGTATACATTTATCCGCGGCCTGAGCGCGTCGCCAATGCTTCATATGATGAATTGCGGGCTTTGTCGTTAAGTGAGCGAAAAGCGCAATATATTATTGATATTTCACGGCTTATCGTAGAAGGAAAGTTGCGCTTAGAAGAGATGCATTCGCTTTCTGACGAGGAAGTGGCGAAACAGCTCCTTTCGATCCGTGGCATCGGTCCGTGGACGGTGCAAAATTTTTTAATGTTTGGTCTGGGGCGTCCAAATGTATTCCCGAAAGGAGACGTCGGTTTGCAACGGGCGATTGAACGAACATTTCAGCTCGATTATCGCCCGACGATGAAAGAAATGGACGCATTTCAACGAATGTGGGAACCATATGCAAGCTATGCCGCTTTGTATTTGTGGAGAAGTATAGAATAGGGGAGAGAACGATGCTACAACAAGGACAGCAATTTCCATTAACGATTAAACGATTAGGCATTAACGGAGAAGGGGTCGGCTATTTTAAAAAACAAGTGGTGTTCGTTCCAGGAGCGCTTCCAGGAGAAGAAGTCGTCGTTCAAG comes from Anoxybacillus flavithermus and encodes:
- a CDS encoding DNA-3-methyladenine glycosylase family protein, with amino-acid sequence MIHVQPPYDFTRVCERLANDPLIRIHHNEITVPLYVNEKPLLACVKSVGTKEKPAFVVSCDEEQHKEEVIARLSRIFHWDRPLAFIHHHFIQTNLRDVFIAHEGTPLVLEFDLYFCLMKCIIHQQIHMKVAHRLTERFVHTFGERLGDVYIYPRPERVANASYDELRALSLSERKAQYIIDISRLIVEGKLRLEEMHSLSDEEVAKQLLSIRGIGPWTVQNFLMFGLGRPNVFPKGDVGLQRAIERTFQLDYRPTMKEMDAFQRMWEPYASYAALYLWRSIE